A section of the Jaculus jaculus isolate mJacJac1 chromosome 6, mJacJac1.mat.Y.cur, whole genome shotgun sequence genome encodes:
- the Prpf40b gene encoding pre-mRNA-processing factor 40 homolog B isoform X2, whose translation MSVPDSGPRPPAAPAPFPPGPPMMPPPFMPPPGIPPPFPPMGLPPMSQRPPAIPPMPPGILPPMLPPMGAPPPLTQIPGMVPPMMPGMLMPAVPVTAATAPGADTASSAVAGTGPPRALWSEHVAPDGRIYYYNADDKQSVWEKPSVLKSKAELLLSQCPWKEYKSDTGKPYYYNNQSQESRWTRPKDLDDLEALVKQEAVGKQQPQPLQPQPPQPQPDPPPIPPGPMPVPTGLLEPEPGRSEDCNVLEAAQPLEQGFLQPEEGPSSSVGHQLPQQEEGESKPEPERSGLSWSNREKAKQAFKELLRDKAVPSNASWEQAMKMVVTDPRYSALPKLSEKKQAFNAYKAQREKEEKEEARLRAKEAKQTLQHFLEQHERMTSTTRYRRAEQTFGELEVWAMVPERDRKEVYDDVLFFLAKKEKEQAKQLRRRNIQALKSILDGMSSVNFQTTWSQAQQYLMDNPSFAQDQQLQNMDKEDALICFEEHIRALEREEEEERERARLRERRQQRKNREAFQTFLDELHETGQLHSMSTWMELYPAVSTDVRFANMLGQPGSTPLDLFKFYVEELKARFHDEKKIIKDILKDRGFCVEVNTAFEDFAHVISFDKRAAALDAGNIKLTFNSLLEKAEAREREREKEETRRMRRREAAFRSMLRQAVPALELGTAWEEVRERFVCDSAFEQITLESERIRLFREFMQVLETECQHLHTKGRKHSRKGKKHHRKHSHSPSGSESEEEELPQPSLRPPKRRRRNPSESGSEPSSSLDSVESGGAALGGRSSPSSHLLLGSGIFPSPDHGLRKAKKPKKKTKKRRHKSNSPESETDPDEKAGKESEDREQEQDKDREFRQAELPNRSPGFRVKKEKVSHAFAQQTGWDTSESELSEGELERRRRTLLQQLDDHQ comes from the exons atg TCGGTTCCCGATTCTGGTCCCCGGCCCCCAGCAGCGCCTGCCCCCTTCCCACCGGGGCCCCCCATGATGCCACCACCCTTC ATGCCCCCGCCGGGGatcccccctccctttcctccAATGGGGCTTCCCCCTATGAGTCAGAGACCGCCAGCCATCCCCCCCATGCCACCTGGCATCCTGCCCCCAATGCTTCCACCAATGGGGGCACCACCACCGCTCACACAG ATACCAGGAATGGTACCTCCAATGATGCCAGGAATGCTGATGCCAGCAGTGCCCGTCACTGCAGCG ACGGCTCCGGGTGCGGACACCGCCAGCT ctgCAGTGGCTGGGACAGGCCCTCCG AGGGCCCTATGGAGTGAGCATGTGGCCCCTGATGGGCGCATCTACTACTACAATGCTGACGACAAGCAGTCCGTGTGGGAGAAGCCCAGCGTGCTCAAGTCCAAGGCGGAG CTGCTGCTGTCTCAGTGTCCCTGGAAAGAGTATAAATCAGACACGGGAAAGCCTTACTACTACAACAACCAGAGTCAGGAGTCTCGCTGGACACGGCCCAAGGACCTGGATGACCTAGAGG CTCTAGTCAAACAAGAGGCTGTAGG GAAACAGCAGCCACAGCCACTACAGCCACAGCCACCTCAGCCTCAGCCTGACCCCCCGCCTATACCTCCTGGTCCCATGCCAGTACCCACGGGCCTCCTGGAACCGGAACCAGGTCGAAGTGAAGATTGTAATGTGTTGGAGGCTGCCCAGCCCCTGGAGCAGGGGTTCTTGCAGCCAGAGGAGGGTCCCAGCAG ttctGTTGGACATCAGCTACCACAGCAGGAAGAGGGGGAATCCAAGCCAGAACCAGAGCGGTCCGGCCTCAGTTGGAGCAACCGGGAGAAGGCAAAGCAGGCGTTCAAGGAGCTGCTAAGGGACAAG GCTGTCCCATCCAATGCATCATGGGAACAGGCCATGAAGATGGTGGTCACTGATCCTCGTTATAG TGCCTTGCCCAAATTGAGTGAGAAGAAGCAGGCATTCAATGCTTACAAGGCACAgcgggagaaggaggagaaggaggaggcccGGCTGAGGGCCAAGGAGGCCAAGCAGACTCTGCAGCATTTCCTGGAGCAGCATGAACGCATGACTTCTACCACCCGTTACCG GCGGGCAGAACAGACTTTTGGGGAGCTGGAGGTCTGGGCTATGGTCCCTGAGAGGGACCGAAAAGAGGTTTATGATGATGTCCTCTTCTTCCTGGCCAAGAAGGAGAAG GAACAGGCCAAGCAGCTCCGGCGCCGCAACATCCAGGCCCTGAAAAGCATCCTGGATGGGATGAGTAGTGTCAACTTCCAAACCACATGGTCCCAGGCCCAGCAGTACCTCATGGATAATCCCAGTTTTGCTCAGGATCAGCAGCTGCAGA ATATGGACAAGGAAGATGCACTGATCTGCTTTGAGGAGCACATCCGAGCtttggagagagaagaggaagaagagcgGGAACGAGCCCGGCTTCGGGAACGGCGCCAGCAGCGCAAGAACCGGGAGGCCTTCCag ACCTTCCTGGATGAGCTACATGAGACAGGGCAGCTGCACTCCATGTCCACCTGGATGGAGCTGTACCCAGCAGTCAGCACTGATGTCCGCTTTGCCAACATGCTGGGCCAGCCGG gCTCCACCCCTCTGGACTTGTTCAAATTCTATGTGGAGGAGTTGAAGGCACGATTCCATGATGAGAAGAAGATCATTAAGGACATTCTGAAG GACCGGGGCTTCTGTGTGGAGGTGAACACAGCCTTTGAGGACTTCGCCCACGTCATAAGCTTTGACAAGAGGGCTGCTGCGCTGGACGCAGGCAACATCAAGCTGACCTTCAATAGT CTGCTGGAGAAAGCAGAGGCACGGGAGAGGGAACGGGAAAAGGAAGAGACACGAAGGATGCGGCGCAGGGAAGCTGCCTTTCGAAGCATGCTGAGGCAGGCCGTGCCtgctctggagctgggcactgcgTGGGAAGAG GTCCGTGAGCGCTTTGTGTGCGACTCAGCCTTTGAGCAGATCACCCTGGAGTCGGAGCGGATCCGGCTCTTCCGGGAGTTCATGCAGGTGCTGGAG ACTGAATGCCAGCACCTCCACACCAAAGGTCGAAAGCACAGCAGGAAGGGCAAGAAGCACCATCGCAAGCATTCCCACTCACCCTCA GGCTCCGAGTCGGAAGAGGAGGAGCTGCCCCAACCATCCCTCCGGCCCCCCAAGCGGAGGCGGCGGAACCCCTCAGAGTCTGGCTCTGAGCCCTCATCCTCACTTGATTCAGTCGAAAGTGGGGGTGCTGCCCTTGGAGGACGGAGCTCTCCCTCTTCCCACCTTCTCCTTGGATCAG GGATTTTTCCTTCTCCAGATCATGGCCTTCGGAAAGCCaagaagccaaaaaagaaaactaagaagaGAAGACACAAATCA AACAGTCCTGAAAGCGAGACAGACCCTGATGAGAAAGCTGGCAAGGAGAGTGAAGACAGAGAACAAGAACAGGACAAGGACAGGGAATTCCGGCAGGCAGAGCTCCCTAACCGCTCTCCAGGCTTTAGAGTAAAGAAGGAGAAG GTAAGCCATGCCTTTGCTCAACAGACAGGCTGGGACACATCAGAAAGCGAACTGAgtgagggggagctggagaggcgGCGACGGACACTCCTACAGCAGCTGGATGACCATCAGTGA
- the Prpf40b gene encoding pre-mRNA-processing factor 40 homolog B isoform X6, with protein sequence MSVPDSGPRPPAAPAPFPPGPPMMPPPFMPPPGIPPPFPPMGLPPMSQRPPAIPPMPPGILPPMLPPMGAPPPLTQIPGMVPPMMPGMLMPAVPVTAATAPGADTASSAVAGTGPPRALWSEHVAPDGRIYYYNADDKQSVWEKPSVLKSKAELLLSQCPWKEYKSDTGKPYYYNNQSQESRWTRPKDLDDLEALVKQEAVGKQQPQPLQPQPPQPQPDPPPIPPGPMPVPTGLLEPEPGRSEDCNVLEAAQPLEQGFLQPEEGPSSSVGHQLPQQEEGESKPEPERSGLSWSNREKAKQAFKELLRDKAVPSNASWEQAMKMVVTDPRYSALPKLSEKKQAFNAYKAQREKEEKEEARLRAKEAKQTLQHFLEQHERMTSTTRYRRAEQTFGELEVWAMVPERDRKEVYDDVLFFLAKKEKEQAKQLRRRNIQALKSILDGMSSVNFQTTWSQAQQYLMDNPSFAQDQQLQNMDKEDALICFEEHIRALEREEEEERERARLRERRQQRKNREAFQTFLDELHETGQLHSMSTWMELYPAVSTDVRFANMLGQPGSTPLDLFKFYVEELKARFHDEKKIIKDILKDRGFCVEVNTAFEDFAHVISFDKRAAALDAGNIKLTFNSLLEKAEAREREREKEETRRMRRREAAFRSMLRQAVPALELGTAWEEVRERFVCDSAFEQITLESERIRLFREFMQVLETECQHLHTKGRKHSRKGKKHHRKHSHSPSGSESEEEELPQPSLRPPKRRRRNPSESGSEPSSSLDSVESGGAALGGRSSPSSHLLLGSDHGLRKAKKPKKKTKKRRHKSNSPESETDPDEKAGKESEDREQEQDKDREFRQAELPNRSPGFRVKKEKTGWDTSESELSEGELERRRRTLLQQLDDHQ encoded by the exons atg TCGGTTCCCGATTCTGGTCCCCGGCCCCCAGCAGCGCCTGCCCCCTTCCCACCGGGGCCCCCCATGATGCCACCACCCTTC ATGCCCCCGCCGGGGatcccccctccctttcctccAATGGGGCTTCCCCCTATGAGTCAGAGACCGCCAGCCATCCCCCCCATGCCACCTGGCATCCTGCCCCCAATGCTTCCACCAATGGGGGCACCACCACCGCTCACACAG ATACCAGGAATGGTACCTCCAATGATGCCAGGAATGCTGATGCCAGCAGTGCCCGTCACTGCAGCG ACGGCTCCGGGTGCGGACACCGCCAGCT ctgCAGTGGCTGGGACAGGCCCTCCG AGGGCCCTATGGAGTGAGCATGTGGCCCCTGATGGGCGCATCTACTACTACAATGCTGACGACAAGCAGTCCGTGTGGGAGAAGCCCAGCGTGCTCAAGTCCAAGGCGGAG CTGCTGCTGTCTCAGTGTCCCTGGAAAGAGTATAAATCAGACACGGGAAAGCCTTACTACTACAACAACCAGAGTCAGGAGTCTCGCTGGACACGGCCCAAGGACCTGGATGACCTAGAGG CTCTAGTCAAACAAGAGGCTGTAGG GAAACAGCAGCCACAGCCACTACAGCCACAGCCACCTCAGCCTCAGCCTGACCCCCCGCCTATACCTCCTGGTCCCATGCCAGTACCCACGGGCCTCCTGGAACCGGAACCAGGTCGAAGTGAAGATTGTAATGTGTTGGAGGCTGCCCAGCCCCTGGAGCAGGGGTTCTTGCAGCCAGAGGAGGGTCCCAGCAG ttctGTTGGACATCAGCTACCACAGCAGGAAGAGGGGGAATCCAAGCCAGAACCAGAGCGGTCCGGCCTCAGTTGGAGCAACCGGGAGAAGGCAAAGCAGGCGTTCAAGGAGCTGCTAAGGGACAAG GCTGTCCCATCCAATGCATCATGGGAACAGGCCATGAAGATGGTGGTCACTGATCCTCGTTATAG TGCCTTGCCCAAATTGAGTGAGAAGAAGCAGGCATTCAATGCTTACAAGGCACAgcgggagaaggaggagaaggaggaggcccGGCTGAGGGCCAAGGAGGCCAAGCAGACTCTGCAGCATTTCCTGGAGCAGCATGAACGCATGACTTCTACCACCCGTTACCG GCGGGCAGAACAGACTTTTGGGGAGCTGGAGGTCTGGGCTATGGTCCCTGAGAGGGACCGAAAAGAGGTTTATGATGATGTCCTCTTCTTCCTGGCCAAGAAGGAGAAG GAACAGGCCAAGCAGCTCCGGCGCCGCAACATCCAGGCCCTGAAAAGCATCCTGGATGGGATGAGTAGTGTCAACTTCCAAACCACATGGTCCCAGGCCCAGCAGTACCTCATGGATAATCCCAGTTTTGCTCAGGATCAGCAGCTGCAGA ATATGGACAAGGAAGATGCACTGATCTGCTTTGAGGAGCACATCCGAGCtttggagagagaagaggaagaagagcgGGAACGAGCCCGGCTTCGGGAACGGCGCCAGCAGCGCAAGAACCGGGAGGCCTTCCag ACCTTCCTGGATGAGCTACATGAGACAGGGCAGCTGCACTCCATGTCCACCTGGATGGAGCTGTACCCAGCAGTCAGCACTGATGTCCGCTTTGCCAACATGCTGGGCCAGCCGG gCTCCACCCCTCTGGACTTGTTCAAATTCTATGTGGAGGAGTTGAAGGCACGATTCCATGATGAGAAGAAGATCATTAAGGACATTCTGAAG GACCGGGGCTTCTGTGTGGAGGTGAACACAGCCTTTGAGGACTTCGCCCACGTCATAAGCTTTGACAAGAGGGCTGCTGCGCTGGACGCAGGCAACATCAAGCTGACCTTCAATAGT CTGCTGGAGAAAGCAGAGGCACGGGAGAGGGAACGGGAAAAGGAAGAGACACGAAGGATGCGGCGCAGGGAAGCTGCCTTTCGAAGCATGCTGAGGCAGGCCGTGCCtgctctggagctgggcactgcgTGGGAAGAG GTCCGTGAGCGCTTTGTGTGCGACTCAGCCTTTGAGCAGATCACCCTGGAGTCGGAGCGGATCCGGCTCTTCCGGGAGTTCATGCAGGTGCTGGAG ACTGAATGCCAGCACCTCCACACCAAAGGTCGAAAGCACAGCAGGAAGGGCAAGAAGCACCATCGCAAGCATTCCCACTCACCCTCA GGCTCCGAGTCGGAAGAGGAGGAGCTGCCCCAACCATCCCTCCGGCCCCCCAAGCGGAGGCGGCGGAACCCCTCAGAGTCTGGCTCTGAGCCCTCATCCTCACTTGATTCAGTCGAAAGTGGGGGTGCTGCCCTTGGAGGACGGAGCTCTCCCTCTTCCCACCTTCTCCTTGGATCAG ATCATGGCCTTCGGAAAGCCaagaagccaaaaaagaaaactaagaagaGAAGACACAAATCA AACAGTCCTGAAAGCGAGACAGACCCTGATGAGAAAGCTGGCAAGGAGAGTGAAGACAGAGAACAAGAACAGGACAAGGACAGGGAATTCCGGCAGGCAGAGCTCCCTAACCGCTCTCCAGGCTTTAGAGTAAAGAAGGAGAAG ACAGGCTGGGACACATCAGAAAGCGAACTGAgtgagggggagctggagaggcgGCGACGGACACTCCTACAGCAGCTGGATGACCATCAGTGA
- the Prpf40b gene encoding pre-mRNA-processing factor 40 homolog B isoform X9, with product MSVPDSGPRPPAAPAPFPPGPPMMPPPFMPPPGIPPPFPPMGLPPMSQRPPAIPPMPPGILPPMLPPMGAPPPLTQIPGMVPPMMPGMLMPAVPVTAATAPGADTASSAVAGTGPPLLLSQCPWKEYKSDTGKPYYYNNQSQESRWTRPKDLDDLEALVKQEAVGKQQPQPLQPQPPQPQPDPPPIPPGPMPVPTGLLEPEPGRSEDCNVLEAAQPLEQGFLQPEEGPSSSVGHQLPQQEEGESKPEPERSGLSWSNREKAKQAFKELLRDKAVPSNASWEQAMKMVVTDPRYSALPKLSEKKQAFNAYKAQREKEEKEEARLRAKEAKQTLQHFLEQHERMTSTTRYRRAEQTFGELEVWAMVPERDRKEVYDDVLFFLAKKEKEQAKQLRRRNIQALKSILDGMSSVNFQTTWSQAQQYLMDNPSFAQDQQLQNMDKEDALICFEEHIRALEREEEEERERARLRERRQQRKNREAFQTFLDELHETGQLHSMSTWMELYPAVSTDVRFANMLGQPGSTPLDLFKFYVEELKARFHDEKKIIKDILKDRGFCVEVNTAFEDFAHVISFDKRAAALDAGNIKLTFNSLLEKAEAREREREKEETRRMRRREAAFRSMLRQAVPALELGTAWEEVRERFVCDSAFEQITLESERIRLFREFMQVLEQTECQHLHTKGRKHSRKGKKHHRKHSHSPSGSESEEEELPQPSLRPPKRRRRNPSESGSEPSSSLDSVESGGAALGGRSSPSSHLLLGSGIFPSPDHGLRKAKKPKKKTKKRRHKSNSPESETDPDEKAGKESEDREQEQDKDREFRQAELPNRSPGFRVKKEKVSHAFAQQTGWDTSESELSEGELERRRRTLLQQLDDHQ from the exons atg TCGGTTCCCGATTCTGGTCCCCGGCCCCCAGCAGCGCCTGCCCCCTTCCCACCGGGGCCCCCCATGATGCCACCACCCTTC ATGCCCCCGCCGGGGatcccccctccctttcctccAATGGGGCTTCCCCCTATGAGTCAGAGACCGCCAGCCATCCCCCCCATGCCACCTGGCATCCTGCCCCCAATGCTTCCACCAATGGGGGCACCACCACCGCTCACACAG ATACCAGGAATGGTACCTCCAATGATGCCAGGAATGCTGATGCCAGCAGTGCCCGTCACTGCAGCG ACGGCTCCGGGTGCGGACACCGCCAGCT ctgCAGTGGCTGGGACAGGCCCTCCG CTGCTGCTGTCTCAGTGTCCCTGGAAAGAGTATAAATCAGACACGGGAAAGCCTTACTACTACAACAACCAGAGTCAGGAGTCTCGCTGGACACGGCCCAAGGACCTGGATGACCTAGAGG CTCTAGTCAAACAAGAGGCTGTAGG GAAACAGCAGCCACAGCCACTACAGCCACAGCCACCTCAGCCTCAGCCTGACCCCCCGCCTATACCTCCTGGTCCCATGCCAGTACCCACGGGCCTCCTGGAACCGGAACCAGGTCGAAGTGAAGATTGTAATGTGTTGGAGGCTGCCCAGCCCCTGGAGCAGGGGTTCTTGCAGCCAGAGGAGGGTCCCAGCAG ttctGTTGGACATCAGCTACCACAGCAGGAAGAGGGGGAATCCAAGCCAGAACCAGAGCGGTCCGGCCTCAGTTGGAGCAACCGGGAGAAGGCAAAGCAGGCGTTCAAGGAGCTGCTAAGGGACAAG GCTGTCCCATCCAATGCATCATGGGAACAGGCCATGAAGATGGTGGTCACTGATCCTCGTTATAG TGCCTTGCCCAAATTGAGTGAGAAGAAGCAGGCATTCAATGCTTACAAGGCACAgcgggagaaggaggagaaggaggaggcccGGCTGAGGGCCAAGGAGGCCAAGCAGACTCTGCAGCATTTCCTGGAGCAGCATGAACGCATGACTTCTACCACCCGTTACCG GCGGGCAGAACAGACTTTTGGGGAGCTGGAGGTCTGGGCTATGGTCCCTGAGAGGGACCGAAAAGAGGTTTATGATGATGTCCTCTTCTTCCTGGCCAAGAAGGAGAAG GAACAGGCCAAGCAGCTCCGGCGCCGCAACATCCAGGCCCTGAAAAGCATCCTGGATGGGATGAGTAGTGTCAACTTCCAAACCACATGGTCCCAGGCCCAGCAGTACCTCATGGATAATCCCAGTTTTGCTCAGGATCAGCAGCTGCAGA ATATGGACAAGGAAGATGCACTGATCTGCTTTGAGGAGCACATCCGAGCtttggagagagaagaggaagaagagcgGGAACGAGCCCGGCTTCGGGAACGGCGCCAGCAGCGCAAGAACCGGGAGGCCTTCCag ACCTTCCTGGATGAGCTACATGAGACAGGGCAGCTGCACTCCATGTCCACCTGGATGGAGCTGTACCCAGCAGTCAGCACTGATGTCCGCTTTGCCAACATGCTGGGCCAGCCGG gCTCCACCCCTCTGGACTTGTTCAAATTCTATGTGGAGGAGTTGAAGGCACGATTCCATGATGAGAAGAAGATCATTAAGGACATTCTGAAG GACCGGGGCTTCTGTGTGGAGGTGAACACAGCCTTTGAGGACTTCGCCCACGTCATAAGCTTTGACAAGAGGGCTGCTGCGCTGGACGCAGGCAACATCAAGCTGACCTTCAATAGT CTGCTGGAGAAAGCAGAGGCACGGGAGAGGGAACGGGAAAAGGAAGAGACACGAAGGATGCGGCGCAGGGAAGCTGCCTTTCGAAGCATGCTGAGGCAGGCCGTGCCtgctctggagctgggcactgcgTGGGAAGAG GTCCGTGAGCGCTTTGTGTGCGACTCAGCCTTTGAGCAGATCACCCTGGAGTCGGAGCGGATCCGGCTCTTCCGGGAGTTCATGCAGGTGCTGGAG cAGACTGAATGCCAGCACCTCCACACCAAAGGTCGAAAGCACAGCAGGAAGGGCAAGAAGCACCATCGCAAGCATTCCCACTCACCCTCA GGCTCCGAGTCGGAAGAGGAGGAGCTGCCCCAACCATCCCTCCGGCCCCCCAAGCGGAGGCGGCGGAACCCCTCAGAGTCTGGCTCTGAGCCCTCATCCTCACTTGATTCAGTCGAAAGTGGGGGTGCTGCCCTTGGAGGACGGAGCTCTCCCTCTTCCCACCTTCTCCTTGGATCAG GGATTTTTCCTTCTCCAGATCATGGCCTTCGGAAAGCCaagaagccaaaaaagaaaactaagaagaGAAGACACAAATCA AACAGTCCTGAAAGCGAGACAGACCCTGATGAGAAAGCTGGCAAGGAGAGTGAAGACAGAGAACAAGAACAGGACAAGGACAGGGAATTCCGGCAGGCAGAGCTCCCTAACCGCTCTCCAGGCTTTAGAGTAAAGAAGGAGAAG GTAAGCCATGCCTTTGCTCAACAGACAGGCTGGGACACATCAGAAAGCGAACTGAgtgagggggagctggagaggcgGCGACGGACACTCCTACAGCAGCTGGATGACCATCAGTGA
- the Prpf40b gene encoding pre-mRNA-processing factor 40 homolog B isoform X10, producing the protein MSVPDSGPRPPAAPAPFPPGPPMMPPPFMPPPGIPPPFPPMGLPPMSQRPPAIPPMPPGILPPMLPPMGAPPPLTQIPGMVPPMMPGMLMPAVPVTAATAPGADTASSAVAGTGPPLLLSQCPWKEYKSDTGKPYYYNNQSQESRWTRPKDLDDLEALVKQEAVGKQQPQPLQPQPPQPQPDPPPIPPGPMPVPTGLLEPEPGRSEDCNVLEAAQPLEQGFLQPEEGPSSSVGHQLPQQEEGESKPEPERSGLSWSNREKAKQAFKELLRDKAVPSNASWEQAMKMVVTDPRYSALPKLSEKKQAFNAYKAQREKEEKEEARLRAKEAKQTLQHFLEQHERMTSTTRYRRAEQTFGELEVWAMVPERDRKEVYDDVLFFLAKKEKEQAKQLRRRNIQALKSILDGMSSVNFQTTWSQAQQYLMDNPSFAQDQQLQNMDKEDALICFEEHIRALEREEEEERERARLRERRQQRKNREAFQTFLDELHETGQLHSMSTWMELYPAVSTDVRFANMLGQPGSTPLDLFKFYVEELKARFHDEKKIIKDILKDRGFCVEVNTAFEDFAHVISFDKRAAALDAGNIKLTFNSLLEKAEAREREREKEETRRMRRREAAFRSMLRQAVPALELGTAWEEVRERFVCDSAFEQITLESERIRLFREFMQVLEQTECQHLHTKGRKHSRKGKKHHRKHSHSPSGSESEEEELPQPSLRPPKRRRRNPSESGSEPSSSLDSVESGGAALGGRSSPSSHLLLGSDHGLRKAKKPKKKTKKRRHKSNSPESETDPDEKAGKESEDREQEQDKDREFRQAELPNRSPGFRVKKEKTGWDTSESELSEGELERRRRTLLQQLDDHQ; encoded by the exons atg TCGGTTCCCGATTCTGGTCCCCGGCCCCCAGCAGCGCCTGCCCCCTTCCCACCGGGGCCCCCCATGATGCCACCACCCTTC ATGCCCCCGCCGGGGatcccccctccctttcctccAATGGGGCTTCCCCCTATGAGTCAGAGACCGCCAGCCATCCCCCCCATGCCACCTGGCATCCTGCCCCCAATGCTTCCACCAATGGGGGCACCACCACCGCTCACACAG ATACCAGGAATGGTACCTCCAATGATGCCAGGAATGCTGATGCCAGCAGTGCCCGTCACTGCAGCG ACGGCTCCGGGTGCGGACACCGCCAGCT ctgCAGTGGCTGGGACAGGCCCTCCG CTGCTGCTGTCTCAGTGTCCCTGGAAAGAGTATAAATCAGACACGGGAAAGCCTTACTACTACAACAACCAGAGTCAGGAGTCTCGCTGGACACGGCCCAAGGACCTGGATGACCTAGAGG CTCTAGTCAAACAAGAGGCTGTAGG GAAACAGCAGCCACAGCCACTACAGCCACAGCCACCTCAGCCTCAGCCTGACCCCCCGCCTATACCTCCTGGTCCCATGCCAGTACCCACGGGCCTCCTGGAACCGGAACCAGGTCGAAGTGAAGATTGTAATGTGTTGGAGGCTGCCCAGCCCCTGGAGCAGGGGTTCTTGCAGCCAGAGGAGGGTCCCAGCAG ttctGTTGGACATCAGCTACCACAGCAGGAAGAGGGGGAATCCAAGCCAGAACCAGAGCGGTCCGGCCTCAGTTGGAGCAACCGGGAGAAGGCAAAGCAGGCGTTCAAGGAGCTGCTAAGGGACAAG GCTGTCCCATCCAATGCATCATGGGAACAGGCCATGAAGATGGTGGTCACTGATCCTCGTTATAG TGCCTTGCCCAAATTGAGTGAGAAGAAGCAGGCATTCAATGCTTACAAGGCACAgcgggagaaggaggagaaggaggaggcccGGCTGAGGGCCAAGGAGGCCAAGCAGACTCTGCAGCATTTCCTGGAGCAGCATGAACGCATGACTTCTACCACCCGTTACCG GCGGGCAGAACAGACTTTTGGGGAGCTGGAGGTCTGGGCTATGGTCCCTGAGAGGGACCGAAAAGAGGTTTATGATGATGTCCTCTTCTTCCTGGCCAAGAAGGAGAAG GAACAGGCCAAGCAGCTCCGGCGCCGCAACATCCAGGCCCTGAAAAGCATCCTGGATGGGATGAGTAGTGTCAACTTCCAAACCACATGGTCCCAGGCCCAGCAGTACCTCATGGATAATCCCAGTTTTGCTCAGGATCAGCAGCTGCAGA ATATGGACAAGGAAGATGCACTGATCTGCTTTGAGGAGCACATCCGAGCtttggagagagaagaggaagaagagcgGGAACGAGCCCGGCTTCGGGAACGGCGCCAGCAGCGCAAGAACCGGGAGGCCTTCCag ACCTTCCTGGATGAGCTACATGAGACAGGGCAGCTGCACTCCATGTCCACCTGGATGGAGCTGTACCCAGCAGTCAGCACTGATGTCCGCTTTGCCAACATGCTGGGCCAGCCGG gCTCCACCCCTCTGGACTTGTTCAAATTCTATGTGGAGGAGTTGAAGGCACGATTCCATGATGAGAAGAAGATCATTAAGGACATTCTGAAG GACCGGGGCTTCTGTGTGGAGGTGAACACAGCCTTTGAGGACTTCGCCCACGTCATAAGCTTTGACAAGAGGGCTGCTGCGCTGGACGCAGGCAACATCAAGCTGACCTTCAATAGT CTGCTGGAGAAAGCAGAGGCACGGGAGAGGGAACGGGAAAAGGAAGAGACACGAAGGATGCGGCGCAGGGAAGCTGCCTTTCGAAGCATGCTGAGGCAGGCCGTGCCtgctctggagctgggcactgcgTGGGAAGAG GTCCGTGAGCGCTTTGTGTGCGACTCAGCCTTTGAGCAGATCACCCTGGAGTCGGAGCGGATCCGGCTCTTCCGGGAGTTCATGCAGGTGCTGGAG cAGACTGAATGCCAGCACCTCCACACCAAAGGTCGAAAGCACAGCAGGAAGGGCAAGAAGCACCATCGCAAGCATTCCCACTCACCCTCA GGCTCCGAGTCGGAAGAGGAGGAGCTGCCCCAACCATCCCTCCGGCCCCCCAAGCGGAGGCGGCGGAACCCCTCAGAGTCTGGCTCTGAGCCCTCATCCTCACTTGATTCAGTCGAAAGTGGGGGTGCTGCCCTTGGAGGACGGAGCTCTCCCTCTTCCCACCTTCTCCTTGGATCAG ATCATGGCCTTCGGAAAGCCaagaagccaaaaaagaaaactaagaagaGAAGACACAAATCA AACAGTCCTGAAAGCGAGACAGACCCTGATGAGAAAGCTGGCAAGGAGAGTGAAGACAGAGAACAAGAACAGGACAAGGACAGGGAATTCCGGCAGGCAGAGCTCCCTAACCGCTCTCCAGGCTTTAGAGTAAAGAAGGAGAAG ACAGGCTGGGACACATCAGAAAGCGAACTGAgtgagggggagctggagaggcgGCGACGGACACTCCTACAGCAGCTGGATGACCATCAGTGA